In the Brucella anthropi ATCC 49188 genome, one interval contains:
- a CDS encoding bifunctional [glutamine synthetase] adenylyltransferase/[glutamine synthetase]-adenylyl-L-tyrosine phosphorylase — protein sequence MAAEHATALFFEREIRALTPLDPARAETFLADLAARAGEEELTSVVALLKKAEAESFFSAVLDLSPFIREALIRHPRILDRIVAKAPEAALQDILAEISVSAASADVTEASLMTSLRVLKREAHVLIALCDLAGIFNTEATTGWLTDLAEACTGAAVRFLLLDADNAGKIKLPDRNQPDKDSGWIVLGMGKFGARELNYSSDIDLIVFIDETRPAIGDPYECVETFSRLTRRLVRILQDRTGDGYVFRVDLRLRPDPGSTPLAIPVGAALHYYEGRGQNWERAAMIKARPVAGDRESGKQVLAELSPYVWRKYLDYAAIADVHSIKRQIHAHKGHGDIAVRGHNVKLGRGGIREIEFFVQTQQLIAGGRFPELRGNQTVPMLARLAERGWITEKARDALAKEYYFLRDVEHRIQMIADEQTHILPEDDEGFARVAHMMGYADPAAFSDVFLDALKVVEKHYAALFEQAPELGSSSGNLVFTGDVDDPGTLETLASMGYERPSDICRVIRTWHFGRYRATQSAEARERLTELTPALLKAFAETKRADEALLRFDGFLKGLPAGIQLFSLLQSNPRLLNLLVMIMSAAPRLAEIITRNPHVFDGLLDPAIFSEMPTRAYLEERLRVFLGPATDYEEVLDRLRIFAAEHRFLIGIRLLTSAIDGVRAGRAFSDLAELMIGKAFEVVEAELERRHGKVKGAKVTLLAMGKLGSRELTAGSDVDLILLYDHDKETDESDGEKPLAPSQYYIRLTQRLIAALSAPTAEGVLYEVDMRLRPSGNKGPVATHIESFSKYQRSEAWTWEHMALTRARPIHGDEAFMNHIRSEIDEVLVSPRDVKKIAKDVREMRDLIYQEKPPADDWDFKLKPGGIVDLEFIAQFAVLANKLDRKPRPLGTEEILSALDPSFADPALADSLVGAHRLYTNLSQTIRLCLGSDAKREEFIPGMIDLLCRAADMPDIKRVEHHLAEVAVDVRTSFEKLLNI from the coding sequence ATGGCGGCAGAACACGCAACGGCACTATTCTTCGAGAGAGAGATCCGTGCTTTGACGCCGCTTGATCCCGCAAGGGCGGAAACCTTCCTGGCCGACCTTGCGGCGCGCGCCGGAGAAGAGGAACTTACAAGTGTCGTAGCCTTGTTGAAAAAGGCGGAAGCTGAAAGTTTCTTCTCCGCCGTTCTCGATCTTTCTCCATTCATTCGCGAAGCGCTGATCCGTCATCCGCGTATTCTTGATCGCATCGTCGCCAAGGCGCCGGAGGCTGCACTACAGGATATTCTGGCTGAAATCTCGGTCAGTGCTGCAAGTGCAGACGTGACGGAAGCCTCCCTCATGACCAGCCTGCGTGTTCTGAAACGTGAGGCGCATGTTCTTATCGCGCTTTGCGATCTCGCTGGCATTTTCAATACGGAAGCAACGACGGGCTGGCTCACTGATCTGGCGGAGGCCTGCACCGGCGCTGCCGTCCGGTTTCTGCTGCTTGATGCAGATAATGCGGGCAAGATCAAACTTCCTGACCGAAACCAGCCTGACAAGGACAGCGGCTGGATTGTTCTCGGCATGGGCAAGTTCGGTGCGCGTGAACTCAATTATTCGTCCGATATTGATCTCATCGTCTTCATCGATGAAACCAGACCGGCCATCGGCGATCCGTATGAATGCGTCGAAACTTTTTCACGGCTGACGCGCCGCCTTGTCCGCATCCTGCAGGATCGCACCGGCGATGGCTATGTCTTCCGCGTTGATCTTCGCCTGCGTCCGGACCCCGGTTCCACGCCGCTGGCCATTCCTGTCGGTGCAGCACTTCATTATTACGAAGGGCGCGGCCAGAACTGGGAACGCGCAGCCATGATCAAGGCCCGGCCCGTTGCGGGGGACCGCGAATCCGGAAAGCAGGTGCTGGCGGAGCTCTCCCCCTATGTCTGGCGCAAGTATCTCGACTATGCAGCCATTGCAGACGTGCACTCGATCAAGCGCCAGATTCACGCCCACAAGGGCCACGGCGATATTGCCGTGCGCGGGCATAATGTGAAGCTCGGACGCGGCGGCATCCGCGAAATCGAATTCTTCGTTCAGACGCAGCAGCTCATCGCTGGCGGACGATTTCCCGAATTGCGCGGCAACCAGACGGTGCCGATGCTCGCACGACTGGCGGAGCGGGGCTGGATCACCGAGAAGGCGCGCGATGCCTTGGCAAAGGAATATTATTTTCTTCGTGACGTCGAGCATCGCATCCAGATGATTGCCGATGAGCAGACGCATATTCTGCCGGAAGACGATGAAGGCTTTGCGCGTGTCGCTCATATGATGGGTTATGCTGATCCGGCGGCCTTTTCCGATGTTTTTCTCGATGCGCTCAAGGTCGTTGAAAAGCACTATGCGGCCCTGTTCGAGCAGGCTCCCGAACTTGGAAGCTCATCCGGCAATCTGGTCTTTACCGGCGATGTGGATGATCCGGGCACGCTGGAGACGCTCGCATCCATGGGCTATGAACGCCCGAGCGATATATGTCGCGTGATCCGCACGTGGCACTTCGGGCGTTATCGTGCCACACAATCGGCAGAAGCGCGCGAGCGTCTGACCGAGCTTACGCCCGCTCTACTCAAAGCCTTTGCCGAAACCAAGCGTGCGGATGAAGCACTCTTGCGTTTCGATGGTTTTCTAAAGGGCTTGCCCGCGGGCATCCAGCTGTTCAGCCTGTTGCAATCCAATCCCCGTCTCCTGAACCTCCTCGTGATGATCATGAGCGCTGCACCTCGGCTTGCCGAAATCATCACGCGCAACCCGCATGTTTTTGACGGTTTGCTCGATCCGGCGATTTTCTCGGAAATGCCGACACGCGCCTATCTGGAAGAACGCCTTCGCGTGTTTCTGGGACCTGCGACCGATTATGAGGAAGTGTTGGACCGGCTGCGCATCTTCGCTGCCGAACATCGTTTTCTGATCGGTATTCGCCTGCTCACAAGTGCCATTGATGGCGTGCGCGCTGGTCGCGCGTTTTCCGATCTGGCTGAACTGATGATCGGCAAGGCATTCGAGGTTGTCGAAGCCGAACTGGAACGACGCCACGGCAAGGTTAAGGGCGCCAAGGTGACTCTTCTGGCTATGGGCAAGCTTGGCAGTCGCGAACTCACCGCCGGTTCGGATGTCGATCTGATCCTGCTTTACGATCACGACAAGGAGACGGATGAATCAGACGGTGAAAAGCCGCTGGCTCCGTCGCAATATTATATTCGCCTGACCCAGCGGCTCATTGCGGCACTTTCTGCGCCAACGGCGGAGGGCGTGCTCTACGAAGTCGATATGCGGCTGCGCCCTTCCGGCAACAAGGGACCGGTTGCCACCCACATCGAATCCTTCAGCAAGTATCAGCGCAGCGAAGCATGGACATGGGAACACATGGCCTTGACCCGTGCGCGCCCGATTCATGGCGACGAGGCGTTTATGAATCACATCAGAAGCGAGATCGACGAGGTTCTTGTCTCTCCCCGTGACGTGAAGAAGATCGCCAAGGATGTGCGCGAGATGCGCGACCTCATCTATCAGGAAAAGCCGCCTGCCGATGATTGGGATTTCAAGCTGAAGCCCGGCGGCATTGTCGATCTGGAATTCATCGCCCAGTTTGCCGTGCTGGCAAACAAGCTCGACCGGAAACCGCGTCCCTTGGGTACAGAAGAAATCCTTTCGGCCCTCGACCCGTCTTTTGCTGATCCGGCGCTTGCCGATAGCCTTGTCGGCGCCCATCGCCTCTATACCAATCTGAGCCAGACGATCCGTCTGTGTCTTGGAAGCGATGCCAAACGTGAAGAATTCATACCCGGCATGATCGACCTGCTATGCCGTGCGGCCGACATGCCAGACATAAAGCGCGTCGAGCATCATCTGGCGGAAGTCGCCGTTGACGTGCGTACGAGTTTTGAGAAGCTTTTGAACATCTAG
- a CDS encoding PAS domain-containing sensor histidine kinase, whose protein sequence is MASTDAYGAPAGTHCESGRKSRKGKLSGHVSLLAGPAYGKFISIEPILRRLVPALIIIFLIILGVARVFSMLAWREDIEQQHKAFLSAATANLAQMIERVANGTDAGAQIAAKDIQDTIAEFRSRGLSSSGMTLAVIDPQSSVVAISGPISDLSGKPVDTILTEAQPLFLFAERAGVLKVMLQGEPAFGALSKPMTLPYSVIAVEPESTIFAEWRRAVSLNVTLFAGTTGVMFAILYAYFSQAARAREADDLSGQIQRRIDLALGRGRCGLWDWDMARGRIYWSRSMYEMLGYEAQDAVLPFGDVAAIINTEDGDLYSIAEQAAAGDISHVDRVFRMRHADGSWVWMRVRAEIASEGDLHLVGIAFDVSEQHRFAQQTAEADMRIREAIENISEAFILWDSNNRLVMANSKFSEYAGLPVWTLKPGVPRNEVDAHTRPFTFERRMANEHNRAGGQTFERQLSDGRWLQVNERRTQDGGLVSIGTDITQLKLHQERLVDSERRLMATIHDLSIARKGERDRVRELSELARKYGQEKERAEAANRAKSEFLANMSHELRTPLNAIIGFSEMIQAGTFGPLGSDRYEEYINDIHTSGNFLLNVINDILDMSKIEAGHFSLDREQIDLCPLINETVRMISLQADEKNIAVNTRIEEAMQLYADRRAIKQVLINLLSNAVKFTSYGGQITVRARKTGSALFMTIQDTGVGIPKSAIKKIGQPFEQVENQFTKTHTGSGLGLAITRSLAELHGGWLRIRSTEGVGTVVSVCIPDRKPGHIGNHSAEIHAA, encoded by the coding sequence ATGGCGAGCACCGACGCGTATGGCGCGCCGGCGGGGACGCATTGCGAATCCGGTCGGAAAAGTAGGAAAGGCAAGCTTTCGGGCCATGTCAGTCTTCTTGCTGGTCCGGCCTATGGCAAGTTCATCTCAATCGAGCCTATCCTGCGACGCCTCGTTCCAGCGCTCATCATTATCTTTCTGATTATTCTCGGCGTAGCGCGCGTCTTTTCGATGCTGGCGTGGCGGGAAGATATCGAGCAACAGCATAAGGCATTTCTGTCGGCTGCAACCGCCAATCTTGCACAGATGATCGAACGTGTTGCCAACGGCACCGACGCGGGCGCACAGATCGCCGCGAAGGATATTCAGGACACAATAGCCGAGTTTCGTTCGCGTGGGCTGTCCTCGTCCGGCATGACGCTTGCCGTCATCGACCCGCAATCCTCCGTGGTCGCAATATCCGGCCCGATATCCGATCTGTCCGGCAAGCCGGTCGATACGATCCTTACCGAAGCGCAGCCGCTATTCCTGTTTGCAGAACGTGCAGGCGTGCTGAAAGTCATGCTGCAAGGCGAACCGGCTTTTGGCGCCTTGTCCAAGCCGATGACCCTGCCCTATTCCGTTATCGCCGTCGAACCGGAAAGCACGATCTTTGCGGAATGGCGCCGGGCAGTGTCGCTCAATGTGACGCTCTTCGCAGGCACAACCGGCGTGATGTTCGCCATCCTTTACGCCTATTTCAGCCAAGCGGCGCGAGCTCGCGAGGCCGACGACCTTTCCGGCCAGATCCAGCGCCGTATCGATCTGGCGCTGGGGCGCGGTCGCTGCGGCCTGTGGGATTGGGACATGGCACGCGGTCGCATTTACTGGTCGCGCTCCATGTATGAGATGCTGGGCTACGAAGCGCAGGATGCAGTGCTGCCTTTCGGCGATGTGGCTGCAATCATCAACACGGAAGATGGCGACCTCTATTCCATCGCCGAACAGGCTGCCGCGGGCGATATCTCGCACGTTGACCGCGTCTTCCGCATGCGCCATGCCGATGGTTCATGGGTGTGGATGCGCGTTCGCGCCGAGATCGCCAGCGAAGGCGATCTTCATCTGGTCGGCATTGCTTTCGACGTCAGCGAACAGCACCGCTTTGCGCAGCAGACGGCGGAAGCCGACATGCGCATCCGCGAAGCCATCGAGAATATTTCGGAAGCCTTCATCCTGTGGGATTCCAACAATCGCCTCGTCATGGCGAATTCCAAGTTCAGTGAATATGCTGGCCTTCCCGTCTGGACGCTGAAACCCGGCGTGCCGCGCAACGAAGTTGATGCCCATACACGCCCGTTCACTTTCGAACGCCGCATGGCCAATGAACATAACCGCGCCGGTGGTCAGACCTTTGAACGCCAGCTCAGCGATGGCCGCTGGCTCCAGGTCAACGAACGTCGCACGCAGGACGGCGGCCTTGTTTCCATTGGCACGGACATTACCCAGCTCAAATTGCATCAGGAACGTCTGGTCGACAGCGAACGCCGCCTGATGGCGACCATTCACGACCTGTCGATTGCGCGCAAAGGCGAACGGGACCGCGTGCGCGAGCTGTCCGAACTTGCCCGCAAATACGGTCAGGAAAAGGAACGCGCCGAGGCTGCGAACCGTGCCAAGTCCGAATTCCTCGCCAATATGTCTCACGAGCTGCGCACGCCGCTCAATGCGATCATCGGTTTCTCGGAAATGATCCAGGCAGGCACGTTCGGCCCGCTCGGTTCCGACCGTTACGAGGAATACATCAACGACATCCATACAAGCGGCAACTTCCTGCTTAATGTCATCAATGACATTCTCGACATGTCGAAGATTGAGGCCGGGCATTTCTCGCTCGACCGTGAGCAGATCGATCTCTGCCCGCTTATCAATGAAACGGTACGCATGATTTCGCTGCAGGCGGATGAGAAGAATATTGCGGTCAATACACGCATCGAAGAGGCAATGCAGCTCTATGCCGACCGGCGCGCGATCAAGCAGGTGCTCATAAACCTTCTCTCCAATGCGGTGAAGTTCACATCCTATGGCGGGCAGATCACGGTACGGGCGCGAAAGACCGGCTCAGCCCTCTTCATGACTATTCAGGATACCGGTGTCGGCATTCCAAAATCGGCAATCAAGAAAATCGGCCAGCCCTTCGAACAGGTGGAAAACCAGTTCACCAAGACCCATACCGGTTCCGGCCTCGGACTTGCCATCACCCGTTCACTGGCTGAGCTTCACGGCGGCTGGCTTCGCATTCGCTCAACCGAAGGCGTTGGCACCGTGGTTTCGGTCTGCATCCCTGATCGCAAGCCAGGTCATATAGGCAATCACAGCGCCGAAATTCACGCCGCCTGA